The proteins below come from a single Rhinolophus ferrumequinum isolate MPI-CBG mRhiFer1 chromosome 8, mRhiFer1_v1.p, whole genome shotgun sequence genomic window:
- the LOC117025591 gene encoding laforin-like → MVRRWRRGRPPRGEPNRAQGRAPGSRRAAPPRPRPRPPGPPPARLEGRRRLAGGGGRSGRRGFCAAGKGRRGSRGLEKRVERGGGRRVTAARASRGASASAAFSPSSPRRGPAAPVRVKRNRRQRRLGRRAGKVAKGPVDATWSRRKRRRRSPRSGAGRGLARRCGWRCGGAPRSHLSASPSR, encoded by the coding sequence ATGGTGCGCCGCTGGCGACGAGGGCGCCCGCCGCGAGGCGAGCCGAACCGAGCGCAGGGCCGGGCTCCGGGCTCCCGGCgcgccgccccgccccgcccccgcccgcgcCCGCCCGGGCCTCCGCCCGCCCGCCTGGAGGGCCGCCGCCGGCTCGCAGGGGGAGGGGGCCGGTCGGGCCGCAGGGGTTTCTGCGCGGCTGGGAAGGGGCGCCGAGGGTCGCGGGGGCTGGAGAAGCGCGTGGAGCGAGGCGGGGGCCGGAGGGTCACTGCCGCCCGGGCGTCTCGGGGCGCCTCGGCATCTGCAGCCTTCTCGCCATCCTCTCCGCGTCGGGGCCCCGCAGCCCCCGTTCGGGTGAAGCGAAACCGGCGGCAGCGGCGGCTTGGCCGCCGGGCAGGGAAGGTGGCGAAAGGGCCAGTCGATGCAACTTGGTCGAGACGGAAGCGAAGGCGCCGGAGCCCCCGGAGCGGAGCGGGGCGCGGCTTGGCGCGGCGCTGCGGCTGGCGCTGCGGCGGGGCCCCGCGCTCGCACCTGAGCGCCTCGCCCTCGCGCTGA